A region of Myxococcus stipitatus DSM 14675 DNA encodes the following proteins:
- a CDS encoding nucleotide sugar dehydrogenase has product MVGSPLLERIRRREAKVGVVGLGYVGLPLGMAFAEAGFPVVGLDVDRRKIDKIEKGESYIKHIPSAPLAELSKAGKLKATADFSKSKDLDCVIICVPTPLTASREPDMSYIIQTGESLSPYVRRGQLFILESTTYPGTTEEVLKPLLEKTGLKAGVDFHLAFSPEREDPGNKSFNTKTIPKIVGGFSPACAEVAAALYGSALKEVVPVSSTRVAELAKLLENIYRCVNIAMVNEMKMLCDRMNVDVWEVIQAASTKPFGFQPFYPGPGLGGHCIPIDPFYLTWKAREYEFHTKFIELAGEVNWQMPYYVVQRTMEALNKSRKTLNGSRVLCLGAAYKKDIDDMRESPSLRIMTLLAEKGAEIAYHDPYVAELHKGHGFNMELKSVPLNPDTLADYDAVLILTDHSGIDYATVVARSSCVIDTRNATKGVTQGSEKVMKA; this is encoded by the coding sequence ATGGTGGGCAGCCCGCTGCTGGAGCGGATTCGCCGGCGGGAGGCGAAGGTCGGGGTGGTGGGGTTGGGGTACGTCGGTCTTCCGTTGGGAATGGCCTTCGCGGAGGCGGGCTTCCCGGTGGTGGGGCTCGACGTGGACCGGCGGAAGATCGACAAAATCGAGAAGGGGGAGAGCTACATCAAGCACATCCCCAGCGCGCCGCTCGCGGAGCTGAGCAAGGCGGGGAAGCTCAAGGCCACGGCGGACTTCTCGAAGTCGAAGGACTTGGACTGCGTCATCATCTGCGTGCCCACGCCGCTGACGGCCTCGCGTGAGCCGGACATGAGCTACATCATCCAGACGGGTGAGTCGCTCTCTCCCTACGTGCGCCGGGGGCAGCTCTTCATCCTGGAGTCCACCACGTACCCGGGCACCACCGAGGAGGTGCTCAAGCCGCTCCTGGAGAAGACGGGCCTCAAGGCGGGCGTGGACTTCCACCTGGCCTTCAGCCCCGAGCGCGAGGACCCGGGCAACAAGAGCTTCAACACGAAGACGATTCCGAAGATCGTGGGTGGCTTCTCGCCCGCGTGCGCGGAGGTGGCCGCGGCGCTGTATGGCAGCGCGCTGAAGGAGGTCGTCCCCGTCTCGTCCACGCGCGTGGCGGAGCTGGCCAAGCTGCTGGAGAACATCTACCGCTGCGTCAACATCGCGATGGTCAACGAGATGAAGATGCTCTGCGACCGGATGAACGTGGACGTGTGGGAGGTCATCCAGGCGGCCAGCACGAAGCCCTTCGGCTTCCAGCCCTTCTATCCAGGCCCGGGCCTGGGCGGGCACTGCATCCCCATCGACCCGTTCTACCTGACGTGGAAGGCGCGCGAGTACGAGTTCCACACCAAGTTCATCGAGCTGGCCGGCGAGGTGAACTGGCAGATGCCGTACTACGTCGTGCAGCGGACGATGGAGGCGCTCAACAAGAGCCGCAAGACGCTCAATGGCTCGCGGGTGTTGTGCCTGGGCGCGGCGTACAAGAAAGACATCGACGACATGCGCGAGAGTCCGTCGCTGCGCATCATGACGCTGCTGGCGGAGAAGGGCGCGGAGATTGCGTACCACGACCCGTATGTGGCGGAGCTGCACAAGGGCCACGGCTTCAACATGGAGCTGAAGTCCGTGCCGCTCAATCCGGACACGCTCGCGGACTATGACGCGGTGCTCATCCTCACGGACCACAGCGGTATCGACTACGCCACGGTGGTGGCGCGGTCCTCGTGTGTGATTGATACGCGCAACGCGACGAAGGGCGTCACGCAGGGCAGTGAGAAGGTGATGAAGGCCTGA
- a CDS encoding TldD/PmbA family protein, with translation MVGDVPSLIQPVLPLLAASAVLMAATPAQDSRLTLLDAMATELTRNHQQLKLQSHEPPYFMSYQLKDYTQDVVAARYGAVFMDDGYRERRLYVDVRVGDYSFDSSVAEGLDFSFSTKGTSYTSRKEGPLDDSPLALRTALWLITDEKYKSALFQYLKKKGEDVYSVEDPKRPASFSKEKPSLHTQPPVERPFQRERWVKLAREVSARFNAHPELFDSEVRVTADKVTRLFVSTEGSRLVTEETLYGLHVSAVTRAPDGQLLDNSRDFYAPTEAGLPDDARVRASAEKVIEELLALRQAPAIDPYTGPAILAPEAAGVLFHETLGHRLEGDRQDGDNEGKTFKGQVGKMVLPTFLSLHDDPSLRTMGGEPLNGYYLYDEEGVKGQRVTLVEKGVLRNYLLGRRPVDGFLQSNGHGRSQGTLKPVARMANLVVESTKQVSDAKLKQLLIEEAKRQDKPYGLIIRDITGGNTNTSSYGYQAFKGVPRMVYRVDVKTGKETLVRGVEIVGTPLSAVNRLMATGQKLGVFNGFCGAESGNVPVSTVAPAALIQEIELQRAVEGKDRPPILSSPAASQTPAPREKP, from the coding sequence ATGGTGGGGGACGTGCCATCCCTCATCCAACCCGTCCTCCCCCTGCTGGCGGCCTCGGCCGTGTTGATGGCGGCGACGCCCGCGCAGGACTCGCGGCTGACGCTGCTCGACGCCATGGCGACCGAGCTGACGCGCAATCATCAACAGCTCAAGCTGCAGAGTCACGAGCCGCCGTACTTCATGAGCTACCAGCTCAAGGACTACACGCAGGACGTCGTGGCCGCGCGCTACGGCGCCGTCTTCATGGATGACGGCTACCGCGAGCGCCGCCTCTACGTCGACGTGCGGGTGGGTGACTATTCCTTCGACAGCTCGGTGGCGGAGGGATTGGACTTCTCGTTCTCCACGAAGGGCACCAGCTACACGTCGCGCAAGGAAGGGCCGCTGGATGACTCACCGCTGGCGCTGCGCACGGCGCTGTGGCTCATCACCGACGAGAAGTACAAGTCGGCCCTCTTCCAATACCTGAAGAAGAAGGGCGAGGACGTCTACTCGGTGGAGGACCCGAAGCGTCCGGCGTCCTTCTCCAAGGAGAAGCCGAGCCTCCACACGCAGCCGCCCGTCGAGCGCCCCTTCCAGCGCGAGCGCTGGGTGAAGCTCGCGCGAGAGGTCTCCGCGCGGTTCAACGCGCATCCGGAGCTGTTCGACTCCGAGGTGCGCGTCACCGCGGACAAGGTGACGCGGCTGTTCGTGTCGACGGAGGGCTCGCGGCTGGTGACGGAGGAGACGCTGTACGGGCTCCACGTCTCGGCGGTGACGCGTGCTCCGGACGGGCAGCTGTTGGACAACTCGCGGGACTTCTACGCGCCCACGGAGGCGGGGCTTCCGGATGATGCGCGCGTGCGTGCGTCGGCGGAGAAGGTCATCGAGGAGCTGCTGGCGCTGCGACAGGCGCCGGCCATCGACCCGTATACGGGCCCGGCCATCCTGGCGCCGGAGGCCGCGGGCGTGTTGTTCCACGAGACGCTGGGGCACCGGCTGGAAGGAGACCGGCAGGACGGGGACAACGAGGGGAAGACCTTCAAGGGCCAGGTCGGGAAGATGGTGTTGCCAACGTTCCTGTCGCTGCACGACGACCCGTCGCTGCGCACGATGGGCGGCGAGCCTCTCAACGGCTACTACCTCTACGACGAGGAGGGCGTGAAGGGGCAGCGCGTGACGCTGGTGGAGAAGGGCGTGCTGCGCAACTACCTGCTGGGGCGCCGTCCCGTGGATGGGTTCCTCCAGTCCAATGGACACGGGCGCAGCCAGGGCACGCTGAAGCCGGTGGCGCGCATGGCGAACCTGGTGGTGGAGAGCACGAAGCAGGTGAGCGACGCGAAGCTGAAGCAGCTGCTCATCGAGGAGGCGAAGCGGCAGGACAAGCCCTATGGCCTCATCATCCGCGACATCACCGGCGGCAACACGAACACGTCCAGCTATGGCTACCAAGCCTTCAAGGGCGTGCCGCGCATGGTGTACCGGGTGGATGTGAAGACGGGGAAGGAGACGCTGGTGCGCGGCGTGGAGATTGTCGGCACGCCGCTGTCCGCGGTGAACCGGCTCATGGCCACGGGGCAGAAGCTGGGCGTCTTCAACGGCTTCTGCGGCGCGGAGAGTGGGAACGTGCCGGTGTCCACGGTGGCGCCCGCGGCGCTCATCCAGGAGATCGAGCTCCAGCGCGCGGTGGAGGGCAAGGACCGCCCGCCGATTCTGTCCAGTCCCGCGGCCTCGCAGACCCCGGCGCCTCGCGAGAAGCCGTAG
- a CDS encoding OmpA family protein yields MRPRPVALRMGRQAWSRFAWSRLVSLLCVLLGGAPVRAEPAATGDASLELVHEDRLGPGSHWELVSVEYLLDGRALPSVRPGEASSGVKHPLALGLRWLDVSAIYVGRSSVFSYVEGYRFVMRARVTLDARPGDLVRITSTAYAKDGITVQWQQRPSFLVMGQPSEAVVGIEYGPAMNAPLPEDVAARVVDEVLAEARRRSARAPAATASTSSAEELPVTCVLAPVFFDFFDTRISSEGAQALLRAAECLQRRPHLRVRLQGHADVMGPESVNTSLGLGRAQSVAAMLQSMGIAGSRLYLETRGAELPPCDDGTPGCFARSRRVELVAEPSPP; encoded by the coding sequence ATGCGACCGCGGCCTGTAGCGCTCCGGATGGGGCGACAGGCGTGGAGCCGCTTCGCGTGGTCTCGCCTGGTGTCTCTCCTGTGCGTCCTCCTCGGGGGCGCCCCCGTGCGCGCGGAGCCTGCCGCGACGGGGGACGCCTCGCTCGAGCTGGTGCATGAGGACCGCCTGGGCCCGGGGAGCCACTGGGAGCTCGTCTCCGTCGAGTACCTGCTGGATGGGCGTGCGCTGCCCTCCGTGAGGCCGGGAGAGGCCTCGAGCGGCGTGAAGCATCCGTTGGCGCTGGGCCTGCGCTGGCTCGATGTGTCCGCCATCTATGTGGGCCGCTCCTCGGTCTTCTCGTACGTGGAGGGCTATCGCTTCGTGATGCGGGCCCGCGTCACGCTGGACGCGCGGCCGGGGGACCTGGTGCGCATCACCTCGACGGCCTACGCGAAGGACGGAATCACGGTGCAGTGGCAGCAGCGCCCGTCGTTCCTGGTCATGGGGCAGCCGAGCGAGGCGGTCGTGGGCATCGAGTACGGGCCCGCGATGAACGCCCCGCTCCCGGAGGACGTCGCGGCCCGGGTCGTCGACGAGGTGCTCGCCGAGGCCCGTCGCCGCTCCGCGCGGGCTCCCGCCGCCACGGCCTCCACGTCGTCCGCCGAGGAGTTGCCGGTCACCTGTGTGCTCGCGCCCGTCTTCTTCGACTTCTTCGACACGCGCATCTCCAGTGAAGGAGCGCAGGCCCTGCTGCGCGCGGCGGAGTGCCTCCAGCGGCGTCCTCATCTGCGCGTCCGTCTCCAGGGCCATGCCGACGTGATGGGCCCCGAGTCCGTGAACACGTCGCTGGGGTTGGGGCGCGCGCAGTCCGTGGCCGCGATGCTCCAGTCGATGGGCATCGCGGGCTCCCGCCTCTACCTGGAGACCCGAGGCGCCGAGCTGCCGCCGTGTGATGACGGAACCCCCGGGTGCTTCGCGCGCAGCCGCCGCGTGGAGCTGGTCGCGGAGCCGTCTCCTCCCTGA
- a CDS encoding hybrid sensor histidine kinase/response regulator — MAEQPRNSGELSAEATDSRTLLERLQQSAEVLEQLSMTRAPGLPEAAHVALRREAEALRELRGDLGLLLTSWSLLTDTSQKLLNLPTDELETGVHGALEVLARHIDAQRGYVNLLSDDGEHLAESYEWCAQAVRPHGLADHRGRSVSAFRWTLSELRSGRVVAVTNTARLPPEASDEQRICAQLGVRAYVNVPLLLAGRLIGWMGFDAVDSPREWKLEERHLMRLTGHMLVNAVERRRREVMLLQEKEREQREQSLGILAAGLAHEINNPLAYTAGNLEYLRERLPGTCAQSDDECRQVLDEALEGTLRIQRIVADLKSLSAATAEPVEPVDLRAVAESTLRMAANQLRHRAQIIRDYPVDVPRVRGTTTKLGQVLLNLLLNAAHAIPEGRVSENRISVALRATGDEVSLSISDTGCGIAPEVMPRIFDPLFTTRRSGDGMGMGLAICRDIIAALGGRIDVRSEQGRGTVVDVHLPRAELLAPIEPRTLTPEPSVGRRVLVVDDEPRVLDLMRRLLRGHDLVTVANGREALEYLSKDKSFDVILCDLMMPELTGMDVYHAVQKTWPGLHERIVFISGGAFTPETKRFLQDVRNPVLAKPFEAQSLRDVVMATGASRRLG; from the coding sequence ATGGCCGAGCAGCCGCGGAACAGCGGGGAGCTGTCCGCCGAGGCGACGGACTCACGGACGCTGCTGGAGCGACTCCAGCAATCCGCCGAGGTCCTGGAGCAACTCAGCATGACGCGAGCCCCGGGACTCCCGGAGGCCGCTCACGTGGCGCTGCGGCGCGAAGCCGAGGCGTTGCGGGAGCTGCGCGGAGACCTGGGACTGCTGCTCACGAGCTGGTCGCTGCTCACCGACACCTCCCAGAAGCTGCTGAACCTCCCCACGGACGAGCTGGAGACGGGCGTCCACGGAGCGCTGGAAGTCCTCGCACGGCACATCGACGCGCAGCGCGGCTACGTCAACCTGCTCTCCGACGATGGCGAGCACCTGGCGGAGAGCTACGAGTGGTGCGCGCAGGCCGTGCGCCCGCATGGACTGGCGGACCACCGGGGGCGGAGTGTCTCGGCGTTTCGCTGGACGCTGAGCGAGCTGCGCTCGGGCCGGGTGGTGGCCGTGACGAACACGGCGCGCCTGCCTCCGGAGGCCAGCGACGAGCAGCGCATCTGCGCGCAGCTCGGCGTCCGCGCCTACGTCAACGTGCCGCTGCTGCTCGCGGGCCGGCTCATCGGCTGGATGGGCTTCGACGCGGTGGATTCGCCGCGCGAGTGGAAGCTCGAGGAGCGCCACCTGATGCGCCTGACGGGCCACATGCTCGTCAACGCCGTGGAGCGCAGGCGCCGGGAAGTGATGCTGCTCCAGGAGAAGGAGCGCGAGCAGCGCGAACAGTCCCTGGGCATCCTCGCCGCGGGCCTGGCCCATGAAATCAACAACCCGCTGGCGTACACGGCGGGCAACCTGGAGTACCTGCGCGAGCGCCTGCCGGGCACCTGCGCGCAGTCCGACGACGAGTGTCGCCAGGTCCTCGACGAAGCGCTGGAGGGCACCCTCCGCATCCAGCGAATCGTCGCGGACCTCAAGTCGCTCTCGGCCGCCACGGCGGAGCCCGTCGAACCCGTGGACCTGCGCGCCGTCGCGGAGAGCACGCTGCGGATGGCGGCCAACCAGCTCCGGCACCGCGCGCAGATCATCCGGGACTATCCCGTGGACGTGCCCCGGGTGCGCGGCACGACGACGAAGCTGGGACAGGTGCTGCTCAACCTCCTGCTCAACGCCGCCCACGCCATCCCCGAGGGCCGCGTCTCCGAGAACCGCATCAGCGTCGCCCTGCGAGCCACCGGGGACGAGGTGTCGCTCTCCATCTCCGACACGGGCTGCGGAATCGCCCCCGAGGTGATGCCGCGCATCTTCGACCCGCTCTTCACCACGCGCCGGTCAGGCGACGGCATGGGCATGGGCCTGGCCATCTGCCGCGACATCATCGCGGCGCTGGGCGGACGGATTGACGTGCGGAGCGAGCAGGGACGCGGCACCGTCGTCGACGTGCACCTGCCGCGCGCGGAGCTGCTCGCGCCCATCGAGCCGAGGACACTCACGCCGGAGCCCTCCGTGGGCCGGCGGGTGCTCGTGGTGGACGATGAGCCTCGGGTGCTGGACTTGATGAGGCGGCTGCTGCGCGGCCACGACCTGGTCACCGTCGCCAATGGCCGCGAGGCGCTGGAGTACCTCAGCAAGGACAAGTCCTTCGACGTCATCCTGTGTGACCTGATGATGCCGGAGCTGACGGGCATGGACGTGTACCACGCCGTCCAGAAGACCTGGCCGGGCCTGCACGAGCGCATCGTCTTCATCAGCGGCGGAGCCTTCACGCCGGAGACGAAGCGCTTCCTTCAAGACGTGCGCAACCCCGTGCTGGCCAAGCCCTTCGAGGCCCAGAGCCTGCGCGACGTGGTGATGGCCACGGGCGCCTCGCGCCGTCTCGGCTGA
- a CDS encoding metalloenzyme — MRVALLFIDGVGIGRKDPAINPLAHREHLLSCFQDAPGPLLPEDGRCLVVDPTFGVAGRPQSASNQTAILTGEPAPVLLGQHVLGYPNAALRGLLAQRSIVKRLGEAGRVATFANAYPAPYLDALAIPRRPTSSPPEFTPTPAAARRMKPSAAKLAFAAGHVPLRTLEDARAGDGLTHDITGASARAYGLPAPERSPADAAEVFWRIASGADFTFFEHYLADEAGHAQDFTAAHAALDTFDAFLRAVVATRPSDTRVLVCSDHGNVEDLSTRGHTLHAVPVLYFGPPAPELESFSTVADVGRAVLRWLEAE; from the coding sequence GTGCGCGTCGCGCTCCTCTTCATCGACGGTGTCGGCATTGGCCGGAAGGACCCGGCCATCAATCCACTGGCGCACCGTGAACACCTGCTTTCCTGCTTCCAGGACGCCCCGGGCCCCCTCCTGCCGGAAGACGGCCGGTGCCTCGTCGTGGACCCCACCTTCGGCGTGGCCGGGCGCCCCCAGTCCGCCTCCAATCAGACGGCCATCCTCACGGGCGAGCCCGCCCCCGTCCTCCTCGGCCAGCACGTCCTGGGCTACCCCAACGCCGCCCTGCGCGGGCTGCTCGCACAGCGCTCCATCGTCAAGCGGCTGGGGGAAGCGGGCCGCGTCGCGACCTTCGCCAACGCCTACCCCGCCCCGTACCTGGACGCGCTGGCCATCCCCCGGCGCCCCACCTCCTCGCCCCCGGAGTTCACGCCGACCCCCGCGGCCGCGCGCCGCATGAAGCCCTCCGCCGCCAAGCTGGCCTTCGCCGCGGGCCACGTCCCCCTGCGCACGCTGGAGGACGCCCGAGCCGGAGACGGCCTCACCCACGACATCACCGGCGCCAGCGCCCGGGCCTACGGCCTGCCCGCCCCCGAGCGCTCCCCCGCCGACGCCGCCGAGGTCTTCTGGCGCATCGCCTCCGGCGCGGACTTCACCTTCTTCGAGCACTACCTGGCCGACGAGGCCGGCCATGCACAGGACTTCACGGCCGCGCACGCCGCGCTGGACACCTTCGACGCCTTCCTCCGCGCCGTCGTGGCCACGCGCCCCTCGGACACCCGGGTGCTGGTGTGCAGCGACCACGGCAACGTCGAGGACCTGTCCACACGCGGACACACCCTCCACGCGGTCCCCGTGCTCTACTTCGGACCACCCGCGCCGGAGCTGGAGTCGTTCTCCACCGTCGCCGACGTGGGCCGCGCGGTGTTGCGTTGGCTGGAAGCGGAGTGA
- a CDS encoding DUF4388 domain-containing protein, whose translation MALHGDLFSYPLPEFLQWLDSSRKTGTLQLSWEAGERKLFLLSGQVGATASEGLRGRVARLLALAKLASGAKVLAAFDELSRTPDVDAAFDVHGLQARWIRDLGREELFAAMTDLTIAGRGTFHWTEDADRSGEDWVPSDMSIRELLFESLRWVDEQPDVDKALPIDALSVRALTPPSPSQPLMHRIILGLCTKPHNLGRLRLSMGVSRSSVTRRVYELLRAKLVEVDGAPQVEADPVAEMLEKGAVLMREGQFDAAGIVCASLLASDPADRRVREFARLVQREHVAALYSEMPPLLIPMVVHDPQGMSLLKPEERQIAGLVSGTWDVSTIVLASPARELETLKTLAKLQRMGLLQLTAPR comes from the coding sequence ATGGCCCTCCACGGCGACCTCTTCAGTTATCCGCTCCCCGAGTTTCTTCAATGGCTGGACAGCTCCCGCAAGACGGGGACGCTCCAACTCTCCTGGGAGGCGGGTGAGCGGAAGCTCTTCCTCCTCTCCGGACAGGTAGGGGCCACCGCCTCCGAGGGCCTGCGCGGCCGCGTCGCCCGGCTCCTGGCGCTGGCGAAGCTGGCCTCGGGCGCGAAGGTGCTGGCCGCCTTCGACGAGCTGTCCCGCACGCCGGATGTCGACGCCGCCTTCGACGTGCATGGCCTCCAGGCGCGGTGGATTCGCGACCTGGGACGCGAGGAGTTGTTCGCGGCCATGACGGACCTGACCATCGCGGGACGCGGCACGTTCCATTGGACGGAGGATGCGGACCGCTCGGGCGAGGACTGGGTGCCGTCGGACATGAGCATCCGCGAGCTCCTGTTCGAGTCCCTGCGCTGGGTGGATGAGCAGCCGGACGTGGACAAGGCGCTGCCCATCGATGCGTTGAGCGTGCGCGCGTTGACGCCGCCCAGCCCCAGCCAGCCGCTGATGCATCGAATCATCCTGGGGCTGTGCACGAAGCCCCACAACCTGGGGCGCCTGCGGCTGTCGATGGGCGTGTCGCGCTCGTCGGTGACGCGGCGGGTGTACGAGCTGCTCCGGGCGAAGCTGGTGGAGGTGGACGGCGCGCCGCAGGTGGAGGCGGACCCGGTCGCGGAGATGCTGGAGAAGGGCGCGGTGCTGATGCGCGAGGGCCAGTTCGACGCGGCGGGCATCGTCTGCGCGTCGCTGCTCGCCAGCGACCCCGCGGACCGGCGTGTGCGCGAGTTCGCCCGGCTGGTGCAGCGCGAGCACGTGGCCGCGCTCTACTCGGAGATGCCGCCGCTGTTGATTCCCATGGTGGTGCATGACCCGCAGGGCATGTCGCTGCTCAAGCCCGAGGAGCGGCAGATTGCCGGCCTCGTGAGCGGCACGTGGGACGTGTCCACCATCGTCCTGGCGAGCCCCGCGCGGGAGCTGGAGACGCTCAAGACGCTGGCGAAGCTCCAGCGCATGGGGTTGTTGCAGCTCACCGCGCCTCGGTGA
- a CDS encoding GTP-binding protein translates to MSSVNLMAREVAAKIVFYGPGLSGKTTSLRKIYETVRPAHRGEMMSIATEGDRTLFFDFLPVKVERVGDCSVRLALYTVPGQVFYNATRKLVLQGADGVVFVADSQPEAMDANRESLANLEENLFEHGIRLDRFPLVMQWNKRDLENVLPVEQLRQELNPRGVPDFETAATNGQGVLDTLKAITRLVIKDLRAKRIVPPPRPVAPVGSPKPAGLEAQLTQHLQHRQPPSVAVPAGHGPAVAMVPTPVPQRASGSFPAIAPPPRVEPVVAPVAPPAAVTQAGPKLLGAASALAPGDLFDHARAAEAAFIAGNYSTCVTACADAIRRALAYAGEGTLAQQAFLLRVDGADLLRVQGLGNQTHLRVDDAAFALYVLMQTFVRLNAVGLPTSE, encoded by the coding sequence GTGAGCAGCGTGAATCTGATGGCCCGCGAGGTGGCCGCCAAAATCGTCTTCTACGGACCAGGACTGTCCGGCAAGACGACCTCCCTGCGGAAAATTTACGAGACCGTCCGCCCGGCGCACCGGGGCGAGATGATGTCCATCGCCACCGAAGGCGACCGGACGCTCTTCTTCGACTTCCTCCCCGTGAAGGTGGAGCGCGTGGGCGACTGCTCGGTGCGGCTCGCGCTGTACACCGTGCCGGGCCAGGTCTTCTACAACGCGACCCGGAAGCTGGTGCTCCAGGGCGCCGACGGTGTCGTCTTCGTGGCGGACTCCCAGCCGGAGGCCATGGACGCCAACCGCGAGTCGCTGGCGAACCTGGAGGAGAACCTCTTCGAGCACGGCATCCGTCTGGACCGCTTCCCGCTGGTGATGCAGTGGAACAAGCGGGACCTGGAGAACGTGCTGCCCGTGGAGCAGCTCCGCCAGGAGCTCAACCCGCGCGGCGTGCCGGACTTCGAGACCGCGGCCACCAACGGGCAAGGCGTGCTCGACACGCTCAAGGCCATCACCCGGCTGGTCATCAAGGACCTGCGCGCCAAGCGCATCGTCCCGCCGCCGCGTCCGGTGGCGCCCGTGGGCAGCCCCAAGCCCGCGGGCCTGGAAGCGCAGCTCACCCAGCACCTGCAACACCGCCAGCCTCCGTCCGTCGCCGTCCCGGCCGGACATGGGCCCGCCGTGGCGATGGTGCCCACGCCCGTGCCGCAGCGCGCGTCGGGCTCCTTCCCGGCCATCGCGCCTCCGCCGCGCGTGGAGCCCGTGGTGGCGCCCGTGGCTCCCCCCGCGGCCGTCACGCAGGCGGGACCCAAGTTGCTGGGCGCGGCGAGTGCGCTCGCGCCGGGAGACTTGTTCGACCACGCGCGCGCCGCCGAGGCCGCGTTCATCGCGGGCAACTACTCCACCTGCGTCACCGCGTGCGCGGATGCCATCCGGCGCGCGCTCGCCTACGCGGGTGAGGGCACGCTGGCGCAGCAGGCCTTCCTCCTGCGCGTGGATGGCGCCGACCTCCTGCGCGTCCAGGGTCTGGGCAACCAGACGCACCTGCGCGTCGACGACGCGGCCTTCGCCCTCTACGTGCTGATGCAGACCTTCGTCCGCCTCAACGCGGTGGGCCTGCCCACCTCCGAGTAG
- a CDS encoding anhydro-N-acetylmuramic acid kinase, giving the protein MRLPFPVTDSQRPRVCVGLLSGTSADAVEAALCEITGTGGGARLRLLSHVSLPFPSDLVTRILGVQDARSLSQLDFELGEYFARAALQAIEKAGLSPSDVSAIGSHGQTMAHHPPGAADIPSTLQIGEPAVIAERTGLPVISDFRTRDVAAGGHGAPLVPYFDWVAFRNPEAPRALLNIGGISNVSLVSTRLEDSLAFDTGPGNMVLDGLARRVSQGRLPCDVDGTLSRQGKVIPELLTELLADAFLSRPPPKSTGRERYGDTLVEKLWTRYPERPHDVMATALELTVESIARAYETWGSPRAPSLEAMYVSGGGTRNPRLMERLEARLAPLPLRRLDTLGFPEGAKEAALFALLAAEYLVGTPANVPSATGAKRRVVLGKLTP; this is encoded by the coding sequence ATGCGGCTCCCCTTTCCCGTCACGGATTCTCAACGTCCCCGCGTGTGTGTGGGACTCCTGTCCGGAACCAGCGCGGACGCGGTCGAGGCCGCGCTGTGTGAAATCACCGGCACGGGCGGCGGGGCCCGGCTGCGGCTGCTTTCCCACGTCTCCCTCCCCTTCCCGTCGGACCTCGTCACGCGAATCCTGGGCGTCCAGGACGCGCGCTCGCTGAGCCAGCTCGACTTCGAGCTCGGTGAGTACTTCGCTCGCGCCGCGCTCCAGGCCATCGAGAAGGCGGGGCTCTCCCCGTCGGACGTGAGCGCCATCGGCTCGCACGGGCAGACCATGGCGCATCACCCGCCGGGCGCGGCGGACATCCCCTCCACGCTCCAGATTGGCGAGCCCGCCGTCATCGCCGAGCGCACGGGCCTGCCCGTCATCAGCGACTTCCGCACCCGGGACGTCGCGGCCGGAGGCCACGGCGCGCCCCTGGTGCCCTACTTCGACTGGGTGGCGTTCCGGAATCCCGAGGCCCCTCGCGCGCTCCTGAACATCGGCGGCATCTCCAACGTGTCCCTCGTCAGCACCCGGCTGGAGGACTCCCTCGCCTTCGACACCGGCCCTGGAAACATGGTGCTGGATGGGCTGGCGCGTCGCGTCAGCCAGGGGCGACTGCCATGCGACGTGGATGGGACGCTGTCGCGACAGGGGAAGGTGATTCCCGAGCTGCTGACGGAGCTGCTCGCGGACGCGTTCCTCTCGCGTCCTCCACCCAAGAGCACGGGGCGCGAGCGCTATGGCGACACCCTGGTGGAGAAGCTGTGGACGCGCTACCCGGAGCGGCCCCACGACGTGATGGCCACCGCGCTGGAGCTCACCGTGGAGAGCATCGCGCGGGCATACGAAACGTGGGGGTCGCCTCGCGCGCCGAGTCTCGAAGCCATGTATGTTTCCGGCGGCGGCACACGCAATCCTCGGCTGATGGAGCGGCTCGAGGCTCGCCTGGCACCCCTTCCCCTCCGGCGGCTTGATACGCTGGGATTTCCGGAAGGCGCGAAAGAAGCGGCGTTGTTCGCCTTGCTCGCGGCCGAATACCTCGTGGGGACTCCGGCGAATGTCCCGTCCGCAACTGGCGCGAAGCGTCGAGTCGTTCTAGGAAAGCTGACACCGTGA